The Glycine soja cultivar W05 chromosome 8, ASM419377v2, whole genome shotgun sequence genome has a window encoding:
- the LOC114421948 gene encoding (+)-neomenthol dehydrogenase-like — MGHKEKSKERKEKRLQEISLLRTIPYADHQRWWSKETIAVVTGGNRGIGFEISRQLADHGVTVILTSRDASVGVESIKVLQEGGIQDVACHQLDILDTSSINQFCEWLKENYGGLDILVNNAGVNFNFGSDNSVENAKLVIETNYYGTKRMIQAMIPLMKSSSAGGRIVNVSSRLGRLNGKRNRLENEALREQLSDEESLSEEVIDGMVSTFLQQVEDGSWKSGGWPPTFTDYSVSKLAVNSYTRFMAKKLSERPDGEKIYINSYCPGWVKTALTGYAGSVSVEDGADSGVWLSLLPDQAITGKFFAERREINF, encoded by the exons GTGGTGGTCTAAGGAAACAATTGCCGTGGTTACTGGAGGAAACAGAGGAATTGGGTTCGAGATCTCAAGACAACTTGCTGATCATGGAGTAACTGTAATACTTACATCAAGAGATGCTAGTGTTGGTGTTGAATCAATCAAGGTCTTGCAAGAGGGTGGTATTCAGGACGTGGCATGTCATCAACTTGATATTCTAGATACTTCTTCAATTAACCAATTCTGTGAGTGGTTGAAGGAAAATTATGGTGGCTTAGATATTCTG GTAAACAACGCTGGGGTTAACTTCAATTTTGGGTCTGATAATTCCGTTGAAAATGCTAAATTGGTTattgaaacaaattattatgGCACCAAGCGTATGATTCAAGCCATGATTCCATTGATGAAGTCATCCTCTGCTGGTGGACGCATTGTAAATGTGAGCTCGCGTCTAGGTCGATTAAACGGCAAGCGAAAT AGATTGGAGAATGAAGCATTGAGGGAGCAACTAAGTGATGAGGAATCTCTTTCAGAGGAAGTGATTGATGGGATGGTATCAACTTTTCTGCAACAAGTGGAAGATGGAAGTTGGAAATCAGGAGGATGGCCTCCAACGTTCACAGACTACTCGGTGTCAAAACTAGCAGTTAATTCTTACACAAGGTTCATGGCAAAGAAGCTTTCTGAGAGACCTGATGGTGAAAAGATTTATATTAACTCCTATTGCCCCGGTTGGGTCAAAACCGCTCTCACAGGTTATGCAGGAAGTGTTTCAGTTGAGGATGGTGCTGATTCTGGTGTCTGGCTTTCCCTTCTTCCTGATCAAGCTATTACCGGCAAGTTCTTTGCAGAGAGACGGgaaattaacttttaa
- the LOC114420970 gene encoding succinate dehydrogenase assembly factor 2, mitochondrial-like encodes MASFHLRRLVSSVLNSRVQTNPLLTFRCFCSPPVTPFTSHASYDPNSIHLSNQESKRRLFNRLLYRSKQRGFLELDLVLGKWVEDNIHSLDEYRVRALILLLDLENPDLWKWISGQEQPPESININPVFAAVREGVMKNLESHSAPETRATPGKPWVRGWDDIKKFPGGSITGNQ; translated from the exons ATGGCTTCTTTCCATCTCAGAAGATTAGTAAGCAGCGTTCTTAACTCGCGGGTGCAAACAAATCCCCTTTTGACCTTCAGGTGCTTCTGTTCTCCTCCTGTTACACCTTTCACTTCCCATGCTAGTTACGACCCTAactccatccacttgtccaacCAAGAAAGCAAAAGACGCTTGTTCAACAg GCTATTATACAGAAGCAAGCAGCGAGGGTTCCTCGAACTCGATTTGGTTCTCGGAAAATGGGTAGAGGACAATATTCACTCCTTGGATGAATATCGCGTTCGAGCTCTCATTCTTCTCCTCGACTTG GAGAATCCAGATTTATGGAAGTGGATATCTGGACAAGAGCAACCCCCAGAATCAATCAACATAAACCCA GTCTTTGCCGCAGTGCGAGAAGGAGTTATGAAGAATCTTGAGAGTCATTCTGCTCCTGAAACAAGAGCAACACCTGGCAAACCATGGGTAAGAGGCTGGGATGATATCAAGAAATTTCCGGGTGGTTCCATTACTGGGAATCAGTAG
- the LOC114420972 gene encoding uncharacterized protein LOC114420972, translating into MALQAPPSLHTVNGNAGLRRPLMNPSSFSLKSSFFSGSLNFYLHPNHLHLTSAPPRISMRVASKQAYICRDCGYIYKDRTPFEKLPDNYFCPVCGAPKRRFRPYAPAITKNDNDTAVRKARKAELQRDEAVGKALPIAIGVGIAVLAGLYFYLNSQY; encoded by the exons atggCATTGCAGGCACCACCTAGCCTTCACACCGTCAATGGCAATGCTGGCCTGAGACGACCCTTGATGaatccttcttctttttctctaaaGTCATCTTTCTTCTCTGGTTCCCTCAATTTCTATCTTCATCCCAATCACCTCCATCTTACTTCAGCTCCACCCAGGATTTCCATGCGTGTTGCTTCCAAACAGGCCTATATCTGTCGAGATTGCGG GTATATTTACAAAGACAGGACTCCCTTTGAGAAGTTGCCTGATAACTACTTCTGCCCTG TTTGTGGTGCTCCAAAACGAAGATTTAGGCCCTATGCACCGGCTATCACTAAAAATGACAATGACACAGCTGTTAGAAAGGCACGAAAAGCAGAATTACAGAGAGATGAAGCAGTTGG GAAGGCACTTCCTATTGCAATTGGCGTGGGAATTGCAGTGCTTGCAGGATTATATTTCTATCTGAACAGCCAATACTAG
- the LOC114424563 gene encoding phosphatidylinositol transfer protein 3-like translates to METVRTREGAIAKDTTETELTKIPLLRATVETLHPSSKEEDDFMIRRFLRARDLDVEKASAMFLKYLKWRHEFVPNGSVSVSDVPIELAQDKVFMQGRDKIGRPILIVFGRRHFQNKDGLDEFKRFVVYVLDKVCASMPPGQEKFVGIAELKGWGYSNSDVRGYLSALSILQDYYPERLGKLFIVNAPYIFMKVWKIIYPFIDNKTKKKIVFVEKNKVKSTLLEEMDESQVPEIFGGSLSLVPIQDAN, encoded by the exons ATGGAAACAGTGAGGACTAGAGAAGGAGCAATAGCCAAAGACACCACTGAAACTGAACTCACCAAAATCCCTCTCCTCCGGGCAACTGTTGAAACACTTCATCCCTCTTCCAAG GAAGAGGATGATTTTATGATTAGAAGATTCCTGCGTGCTCGTGATTTAGATGTAGAGAAGGCTTCGGCAATGTTCCTCAAGTACTTGAAATGGAGACATGAATTTGTTCCAAATGGTTCTGTATCAGTGTCTGATGTTCCTATCGAACTTGCACAGGATAAGGTGTTCATGCAAGGACGCGACAAGATAGGTCGACCTATACTTATTGTCTTTGGTAGAAGGCATTTTCAGAACAAAGATGGTCTAGATGAATTCAAAC GGTTTGTTGTTTATGTTCTTGATAAAGTATGTGCGAG TATGCCACCTGGGCAAGAAAAGTTTGTTGGTATAGCAGAACTGAAGGGATGGGGATACTCAAACAGTGACGTGCGTGGATACCTTAGTGCTCTATCCATTTTGCAG GATTACTACCCTGAGAGATTGGGAAAGTTGTTTATTGTGAATGCACCATACATTTTTATGAAAGTGTGGAAAATTATTTACCCATTCATTGACAACAAAACCAAGAAGAAG ATAGTATTTGTGGAAAAAAATAAGGTGAAATCAACACTGCTAGAAGAGATGGACGAAAGTCAGGTCCCAGAGATATTCGGTGGCTCACTGTCATTGGTCCCAATTCAGGATGCTAATTAA
- the LOC114420974 gene encoding protein BONZAI 1-like, which translates to MGNCCSDVAGGQSAIGGTAAGHLNPANAPNDAVDRFLRSRGYNGLFSQIELSFSASGLRDRDVLSKSDPMMVLYARGKNAALTELGRTEVILNSLNPTWITKHTLIYNFEVVQVLVFRVYDVDTQFHNIDVKMLKLEEQQYLGEATCALSEIITKFDRSMTLDLHRREDSIRSTQSQNCGKLLVHAEECVSSKTTIEMILRCSDLEYRDLFSRSDPFLLLSKVVEGGSHIPICKTEVIKNDHNPIWKPVFLNIQQVGSKESPLIIECYNFNSNGKHDLMGKVQKSLVELEKLYSGGQGENFISSAPAGHNSHNKVLKSQLFVDKFSESIQYSFLDYLAGGFELNFMVAIDFTASNGNPRLPDSLHYIDPSGRPNAYQRAVLEVGEVLQYYDSDKRFPTWGFGARPIDAPVSHCFNLNGSSHCCEVEGIQGIMMAYTSALLNVSLAGPTLFGPVISNAALIASQSVANGGRKYFVLLIITDGVVTDLQETKDALVKASDLPLSILIVGVGGADFKEMEILDADKGERLESSSGRVASRDIVQFVPFRDVQSGEISVVQALLAELPTQFLSYMRSRNILPNS; encoded by the exons ATGGGCAACTGCTGCTCCGACGTCGCTGGCGGCCAATCTGCCATCGGCGGCACCGCCGCCGGCCACCTCAATCCGGCCAACGCTCCCAACGACGCCGTCGATCGCTTCCTCAGGTCTCGCGGCTACAACGGCCTCTTCTCTCAGATCGAG CTGTCGTTTTCTGCTTCTGGCTTGCGTGATCGGGATGTGCTCTCCAAG AGTGATCCAATGATGGTTCTTTATGCAAGAGGAAAAAATGCAGCACTCACAGAACTTGGCCGGACAGAAGTAATTCTGAATTCATTAAATCCTACATGGATTACTAAACACACtctcatatataattttgaggTTGTTCAGGTTTTAGT GTTTCGTGTGTATGATGTTGATACTCAGTTTCACAACATAGATGTAAAG ATGCTTAAGCTAGAAGAGCAGCAATATCTAGGTGAGGCAACCTGTGCACTATCTGAG ATAATTACAAAGTTTGACCGATCAATGACATTAGATTTACACAGAAGAGAAGATTCTATCAGATCTACCCAGTCCCAAAACTGTGGAAAGCTCTTGGTGCATGCTGAAGAATGTGTTAGTTCAAAGACTACAATAGAGATGATTCTCAGGTGTTCAGATTTGGAATATAGGGATCTCTTCTCAAGAAgt GATCCCTTTTTATTGCTATCAAAAGTTGTGGAAGGTGGTAGCCATATTCCAATTTGTAAAACAGAAGTTATAAAGAATGATCACAACCCAATATGGAAGCCAGTGTTCTTGAATATTCAACAAGTAGGAAGCAAG gAAAGTCCTTTGATTATAGAGTGCTATAACTTCAATAGCAATGGCAAACATGATTTGATGGG AAAAGTGCAGAAATCTTTGGTGGAGCTGGAGAAGCTTTATTCAGGTGGCCAAGGAGAAAATTTTATTTCGTCTGCTCCTGCGGGTCATAATTCTCATAACAag GTGTTAAAAAGCCAGTTATTTGTGGACAAATTTTCTGAGAGTATCCAATATAGTTTCCTGGATTACTTGGCTGGGGGATTTGAATTGAACTTCATGGTGGCCATTGATTTTACAG CTTCAAATGGAAATCCACGCCTTCCAGATTCTTTGCATTATATTGATCCTTCAGGACGGCCGAATGCATACCAGAGG GCAGTTTTAGAGGTTGGGGAGGTGTTACAGTATTATGATTCAGACAAGCGATTTCCTACATGGGGATTTGGAGCACGACCAATTGATGCTCCTGTCTCCCATTGTTTCAACCTGAATGGAAGCAGCCATTGCTGTGAG GTGGAAGGCATCCAAGGAATTATGATGGCATACACGAGTGCCCTGCTTAATGTTTCTCTTGCAGGACCAACTCTTTTTGGACCTGTCATAAGCAATGCTGCACTGATTGCCAGCCAATCTGTAGCAAATGGTGGAAGAAAGTACTTTGTTTTGTTAATCATCACA GATGGAGTAGTGACTGATCTCCAAGAAACAAAAGATGCTCTCGTTAAAGCATCTGATCTACCATTATCAATCCTTATTGTTGGCGTAGGAGGAGCTGATTTCAAAGAAATGGAG ATTTTGGATGCTGACAAAGGAGAGAGGCTTGAAAGTTCATCTGGTCGCGTTGCTTCACGTGATATAGTCCAGTTTGTTCCATTCCGTGACGTTCAAA GTGGAGAAATTTCAGTAGTTCAAGCACTTTTAGCTGAATTACCTACTCAATTTTTAAGTTACATGCGGAGCAGAAATATCCTACCGAATTCCTAG